A window of the Citrus sinensis cultivar Valencia sweet orange chromosome 9, DVS_A1.0, whole genome shotgun sequence genome harbors these coding sequences:
- the LOC102611049 gene encoding BTB/POZ domain and ankyrin repeat-containing protein COCH-like isoform X2, whose product MTLEESLRSLSLDYLNLLINGQAFSDVTFSVEGRLVHAHRCILAARSLFFRKFFCGPDPPSGLDPATASRINQGPPSPASRPTGVIPVNSVGYEVFLLLLQFLYSGQVSIVPQKHEPRPNCGERGCWHTHCTSAVDLALDTLAAARYFGVEQLALLTQKQLANMVEKASIEDVMKVLIASRKQDMHQLWTTCSHLVAKSGLPPEVLAKHLPIEVVAKIEDLRHKSSLARRSLISHHHHHHHHDLSAAAAADLEDQKIRRMRRALDSSDVELVKLMVMGEGLNLDEALALHYAVENCSREVVKALLELGAADVNYPAGPAGKTPLHIAAEMVSPDMVAVLLDHHADPNVRTVDGVTPLDILRTLTSDFLFKGAVPGLTHIEPNKLRLCLELVQSAALVLSREEGILNEPSSSTATVIYPPPMSCCSEEVHNNSSSGSATINNNSLNLDSSRLVYLNLGAGTGNSAHHHHHQMGSSRMDGDDDSSHQSQREAVNRHDPSFE is encoded by the exons ATGACTCTTGAAGAATCATTAAGATCTCTCTCACTTGATTATCTAAACTTGCTGATCAATGGCCAAGCTTTCTCTGATGTGACTTTCAGTGTAGAGGGTCGCTTAGTACACGCACACAGGTGCATCTTGGCGGCTAGAAGTCTCTTCTTCAGGAAATTCTTTTGTGGACCCGACCCACCATCCGGACTTGACCCGGCTACTGCTTCCCGTATCAACCAAGGACCCCCCTCGCCGGCGTCCAGACCCACCGGTGTTATTCCGGTGAACTCAGTTGGTTATGAAGTGTTCTTGTTGCTTTTGCAGTTTCTTTATAGTGGTCAGGTTTCTATTGTGCCTCAAAAGCATGAACCGAGGCCTAATTGTGGTGAACGAGGTTGTTGGCACACTCATTGCACGTCAGCCGTTGATCTTGCTCTTGACACTCTTGCTGCCGCTAGATACTTTGGTGTCGAACAGCTTGCATTGCTTACTCag AAGCAATTGGCCAACATGGTAGAGAAAGCCTCAATTGAAGATGTAATGAAAGTGCTTATAGCTTCAAGAAAACAAGACATGCACCAACTTTGGACTACTTGTTCTCACCTTGTGGCCAAATCAGGTCTGCCACCAGAAGTGCTTGCAAAACACTTACCAATCGAAGTGGTGGCCAAGATCGAAGATCTCAGGCACAAATCATCACTTGCTCGCCGGTCCCTAATTTCCCATCACcaccatcaccaccaccacgATCTCTCCGCTGCCGCGGCTGCTGATCTTGAGGACCAAAAGATACGTCGAATGAGAAGGGCTTTAGACTCTTCCGATGTAGAACTCGTCAAGCTCATGGTAATGGGAGAAGGCCTAAATCTTGACGAAGCATTAGCACTTCATTACGCGGTCGAAAATTGCAGCAGAGAAGTGGTTAAGGCCTTGCTTGAGCTCGGAGCAGCCGACGTAAACTACCCGGCCGGGCCGGCGGGGAAAACACCACTTCACATAGCAGCAGAGATGGTGTCTCCGGATATGGTGGCAGTGCTTCTTGATCATCATGCTGACCCTAACGTAAGAACCGTTGATGGTGTGACTCCATTGGACATTCTAAGAACCCTAACTTCAGATTTCTTATTCAAAGGAGCTGTCCCGGGATTGACCCACATTGAACCAAATAAACTACGACTCTGTCTAGAGCTTGTTCAGTCAGCGGCTTTGGTTCTTTCCCGCGAAGAAGGTATTTTAAACGAGCCTTCTTCTTCTACTGCTACTGTTATATACCCACCGCCGATGAGCTGCTGCAGCGAAGAAGTacataataatagtagtagcGGCAGTGCTACTATTAATAACAACAGCCTTAATTTAGATTCTTCAAGATTGGTTTATCTCAATCTTGGTGCTGGTACAGGTAATTctgctcatcatcatcatcatcaaatggGGTCATCAAGAATGGACGGTGACGATGATTCAAGCCACCAGAGCCAAAGGGAAGCCGTTAATCGACATGATCCAA GCTTTGAATGA
- the LOC102611049 gene encoding BTB/POZ domain and ankyrin repeat-containing protein NOOT1-like isoform X3 gives MTLEESLRSLSLDYLNLLINGQAFSDVTFSVEGRLVHAHRCILAARSLFFRKFFCGPDPPSGLDPATASRINQGPPSPASRPTGVIPVNSVGYEVFLLLLQFLYSGQVSIVPQKHEPRPNCGERGCWHTHCTSAVDLALDTLAAARYFGVEQLALLTQKQLANMVEKASIEDVMKVLIASRKQDMHQLWTTCSHLVAKSGLPPEVLAKHLPIEVVAKIEDLRHKSSLARRSLISHHHHHHHHDLSAAAAADLEDQKIRRMRRALDSSDVELVKLMVMGEGLNLDEALALHYAVENCSREVVKALLELGAADVNYPAGPAGKTPLHIAAEMVSPDMVAVLLDHHADPNVRTVDGVTPLDILRTLTSDFLFKGAVPGLTHIEPNKLRLCLELVQSAALVLSREEGNSAHHHHHQMGSSRMDGDDDSSHQSQREAVNRHDPSIYHHHSQEF, from the exons ATGACTCTTGAAGAATCATTAAGATCTCTCTCACTTGATTATCTAAACTTGCTGATCAATGGCCAAGCTTTCTCTGATGTGACTTTCAGTGTAGAGGGTCGCTTAGTACACGCACACAGGTGCATCTTGGCGGCTAGAAGTCTCTTCTTCAGGAAATTCTTTTGTGGACCCGACCCACCATCCGGACTTGACCCGGCTACTGCTTCCCGTATCAACCAAGGACCCCCCTCGCCGGCGTCCAGACCCACCGGTGTTATTCCGGTGAACTCAGTTGGTTATGAAGTGTTCTTGTTGCTTTTGCAGTTTCTTTATAGTGGTCAGGTTTCTATTGTGCCTCAAAAGCATGAACCGAGGCCTAATTGTGGTGAACGAGGTTGTTGGCACACTCATTGCACGTCAGCCGTTGATCTTGCTCTTGACACTCTTGCTGCCGCTAGATACTTTGGTGTCGAACAGCTTGCATTGCTTACTCag AAGCAATTGGCCAACATGGTAGAGAAAGCCTCAATTGAAGATGTAATGAAAGTGCTTATAGCTTCAAGAAAACAAGACATGCACCAACTTTGGACTACTTGTTCTCACCTTGTGGCCAAATCAGGTCTGCCACCAGAAGTGCTTGCAAAACACTTACCAATCGAAGTGGTGGCCAAGATCGAAGATCTCAGGCACAAATCATCACTTGCTCGCCGGTCCCTAATTTCCCATCACcaccatcaccaccaccacgATCTCTCCGCTGCCGCGGCTGCTGATCTTGAGGACCAAAAGATACGTCGAATGAGAAGGGCTTTAGACTCTTCCGATGTAGAACTCGTCAAGCTCATGGTAATGGGAGAAGGCCTAAATCTTGACGAAGCATTAGCACTTCATTACGCGGTCGAAAATTGCAGCAGAGAAGTGGTTAAGGCCTTGCTTGAGCTCGGAGCAGCCGACGTAAACTACCCGGCCGGGCCGGCGGGGAAAACACCACTTCACATAGCAGCAGAGATGGTGTCTCCGGATATGGTGGCAGTGCTTCTTGATCATCATGCTGACCCTAACGTAAGAACCGTTGATGGTGTGACTCCATTGGACATTCTAAGAACCCTAACTTCAGATTTCTTATTCAAAGGAGCTGTCCCGGGATTGACCCACATTGAACCAAATAAACTACGACTCTGTCTAGAGCTTGTTCAGTCAGCGGCTTTGGTTCTTTCCCGCGAAGAAG GTAATTctgctcatcatcatcatcatcaaatggGGTCATCAAGAATGGACGGTGACGATGATTCAAGCCACCAGAGCCAAAGGGAAGCCGTTAATCGACATGATCCAAGTATTTACCATCACCACTCTCAGGAATTTTAG
- the LOC102611049 gene encoding BTB/POZ domain and ankyrin repeat-containing protein NOOT1-like isoform X4, translated as MTLEESLRSLSLDYLNLLINGQAFSDVTFSVEGRLVHAHRCILAARSLFFRKFFCGPDPPSGLDPATASRINQGPPSPASRPTGVIPVNSVGYEVFLLLLQFLYSGQVSIVPQKHEPRPNCGERGCWHTHCTSAVDLALDTLAAARYFGVEQLALLTQKQLANMVEKASIEDVMKVLIASRKQDMHQLWTTCSHLVAKSGLPPEVLAKHLPIEVVAKIEDLRHKSSLARRSLISHHHHHHHHDLSAAAAADLEDQKIRRMRRALDSSDVELVKLMVMGEGLNLDEALALHYAVENCSREVVKALLELGAADVNYPAGPAGKTPLHIAAEMVSPDMVAVLLDHHADPNVRTVDGVTPLDILRTLTSDFLFKGAVPGLTHIEPNKLRLCLELVQSAALVLSREEGNSAHHHHHQMGSSRMDGDDDSSHQSQREAVNRHDPSFE; from the exons ATGACTCTTGAAGAATCATTAAGATCTCTCTCACTTGATTATCTAAACTTGCTGATCAATGGCCAAGCTTTCTCTGATGTGACTTTCAGTGTAGAGGGTCGCTTAGTACACGCACACAGGTGCATCTTGGCGGCTAGAAGTCTCTTCTTCAGGAAATTCTTTTGTGGACCCGACCCACCATCCGGACTTGACCCGGCTACTGCTTCCCGTATCAACCAAGGACCCCCCTCGCCGGCGTCCAGACCCACCGGTGTTATTCCGGTGAACTCAGTTGGTTATGAAGTGTTCTTGTTGCTTTTGCAGTTTCTTTATAGTGGTCAGGTTTCTATTGTGCCTCAAAAGCATGAACCGAGGCCTAATTGTGGTGAACGAGGTTGTTGGCACACTCATTGCACGTCAGCCGTTGATCTTGCTCTTGACACTCTTGCTGCCGCTAGATACTTTGGTGTCGAACAGCTTGCATTGCTTACTCag AAGCAATTGGCCAACATGGTAGAGAAAGCCTCAATTGAAGATGTAATGAAAGTGCTTATAGCTTCAAGAAAACAAGACATGCACCAACTTTGGACTACTTGTTCTCACCTTGTGGCCAAATCAGGTCTGCCACCAGAAGTGCTTGCAAAACACTTACCAATCGAAGTGGTGGCCAAGATCGAAGATCTCAGGCACAAATCATCACTTGCTCGCCGGTCCCTAATTTCCCATCACcaccatcaccaccaccacgATCTCTCCGCTGCCGCGGCTGCTGATCTTGAGGACCAAAAGATACGTCGAATGAGAAGGGCTTTAGACTCTTCCGATGTAGAACTCGTCAAGCTCATGGTAATGGGAGAAGGCCTAAATCTTGACGAAGCATTAGCACTTCATTACGCGGTCGAAAATTGCAGCAGAGAAGTGGTTAAGGCCTTGCTTGAGCTCGGAGCAGCCGACGTAAACTACCCGGCCGGGCCGGCGGGGAAAACACCACTTCACATAGCAGCAGAGATGGTGTCTCCGGATATGGTGGCAGTGCTTCTTGATCATCATGCTGACCCTAACGTAAGAACCGTTGATGGTGTGACTCCATTGGACATTCTAAGAACCCTAACTTCAGATTTCTTATTCAAAGGAGCTGTCCCGGGATTGACCCACATTGAACCAAATAAACTACGACTCTGTCTAGAGCTTGTTCAGTCAGCGGCTTTGGTTCTTTCCCGCGAAGAAG GTAATTctgctcatcatcatcatcatcaaatggGGTCATCAAGAATGGACGGTGACGATGATTCAAGCCACCAGAGCCAAAGGGAAGCCGTTAATCGACATGATCCAA GCTTTGAATGA
- the LOC102611049 gene encoding BTB/POZ domain and ankyrin repeat-containing protein COCH-like isoform X1: MTLEESLRSLSLDYLNLLINGQAFSDVTFSVEGRLVHAHRCILAARSLFFRKFFCGPDPPSGLDPATASRINQGPPSPASRPTGVIPVNSVGYEVFLLLLQFLYSGQVSIVPQKHEPRPNCGERGCWHTHCTSAVDLALDTLAAARYFGVEQLALLTQKQLANMVEKASIEDVMKVLIASRKQDMHQLWTTCSHLVAKSGLPPEVLAKHLPIEVVAKIEDLRHKSSLARRSLISHHHHHHHHDLSAAAAADLEDQKIRRMRRALDSSDVELVKLMVMGEGLNLDEALALHYAVENCSREVVKALLELGAADVNYPAGPAGKTPLHIAAEMVSPDMVAVLLDHHADPNVRTVDGVTPLDILRTLTSDFLFKGAVPGLTHIEPNKLRLCLELVQSAALVLSREEGILNEPSSSTATVIYPPPMSCCSEEVHNNSSSGSATINNNSLNLDSSRLVYLNLGAGTGNSAHHHHHQMGSSRMDGDDDSSHQSQREAVNRHDPSIYHHHSQEF, encoded by the exons ATGACTCTTGAAGAATCATTAAGATCTCTCTCACTTGATTATCTAAACTTGCTGATCAATGGCCAAGCTTTCTCTGATGTGACTTTCAGTGTAGAGGGTCGCTTAGTACACGCACACAGGTGCATCTTGGCGGCTAGAAGTCTCTTCTTCAGGAAATTCTTTTGTGGACCCGACCCACCATCCGGACTTGACCCGGCTACTGCTTCCCGTATCAACCAAGGACCCCCCTCGCCGGCGTCCAGACCCACCGGTGTTATTCCGGTGAACTCAGTTGGTTATGAAGTGTTCTTGTTGCTTTTGCAGTTTCTTTATAGTGGTCAGGTTTCTATTGTGCCTCAAAAGCATGAACCGAGGCCTAATTGTGGTGAACGAGGTTGTTGGCACACTCATTGCACGTCAGCCGTTGATCTTGCTCTTGACACTCTTGCTGCCGCTAGATACTTTGGTGTCGAACAGCTTGCATTGCTTACTCag AAGCAATTGGCCAACATGGTAGAGAAAGCCTCAATTGAAGATGTAATGAAAGTGCTTATAGCTTCAAGAAAACAAGACATGCACCAACTTTGGACTACTTGTTCTCACCTTGTGGCCAAATCAGGTCTGCCACCAGAAGTGCTTGCAAAACACTTACCAATCGAAGTGGTGGCCAAGATCGAAGATCTCAGGCACAAATCATCACTTGCTCGCCGGTCCCTAATTTCCCATCACcaccatcaccaccaccacgATCTCTCCGCTGCCGCGGCTGCTGATCTTGAGGACCAAAAGATACGTCGAATGAGAAGGGCTTTAGACTCTTCCGATGTAGAACTCGTCAAGCTCATGGTAATGGGAGAAGGCCTAAATCTTGACGAAGCATTAGCACTTCATTACGCGGTCGAAAATTGCAGCAGAGAAGTGGTTAAGGCCTTGCTTGAGCTCGGAGCAGCCGACGTAAACTACCCGGCCGGGCCGGCGGGGAAAACACCACTTCACATAGCAGCAGAGATGGTGTCTCCGGATATGGTGGCAGTGCTTCTTGATCATCATGCTGACCCTAACGTAAGAACCGTTGATGGTGTGACTCCATTGGACATTCTAAGAACCCTAACTTCAGATTTCTTATTCAAAGGAGCTGTCCCGGGATTGACCCACATTGAACCAAATAAACTACGACTCTGTCTAGAGCTTGTTCAGTCAGCGGCTTTGGTTCTTTCCCGCGAAGAAGGTATTTTAAACGAGCCTTCTTCTTCTACTGCTACTGTTATATACCCACCGCCGATGAGCTGCTGCAGCGAAGAAGTacataataatagtagtagcGGCAGTGCTACTATTAATAACAACAGCCTTAATTTAGATTCTTCAAGATTGGTTTATCTCAATCTTGGTGCTGGTACAGGTAATTctgctcatcatcatcatcatcaaatggGGTCATCAAGAATGGACGGTGACGATGATTCAAGCCACCAGAGCCAAAGGGAAGCCGTTAATCGACATGATCCAAGTATTTACCATCACCACTCTCAGGAATTTTAG